In a genomic window of Poecilia reticulata strain Guanapo linkage group LG22, Guppy_female_1.0+MT, whole genome shotgun sequence:
- the LOC103458221 gene encoding glioma tumor suppressor candidate region gene 1 protein isoform X2: protein MEDEDGTCLLDVLCDPQALNDFLHGTSELQTEDLLISSSSGEPSLFTDAPSPVSLLGDSRDCTDTPPPGCVDLSFLEEALLSSPEGEEDPEAVQPPAEAGCEAKEEEEVGEAEVACDILQQSLQEAEITEQTMALEAGLAQAGDVLSLYPPAPLLSPPAVPFISKSVTLPIAPTLPRDTQAAVEPPQPSLLAVGPGCPSLKPAAPAQLMGLLPGNVFPAPSPDSSFSLSPAQGSSMIIHKAVPGVATRPLINPALRATAAPGIVLQRAPLPIQPKLPISIQPRLVQISPKPSGQKATSGLTFVPATASSNILLSQAPGQKTVAPQSQPAQQLSKPVSLQLVNQGGSFVLQPQGLFQGQNQFLLPGQCPVTISQPARAVQPLLTPSHQGPSVHGVAASTGQLVDGSQILTVPQRQLNFSPVFATPTGQLALRQATVLSGSLQLQPAPATVFQMPAQLAGAYAAGGQGQQATLVHSPALGNHITLINSSGVLPQDLTSISIVNGPSVVQGLPFAGQAAAPQAGVTEGQLSLQRASVVLLPERPVQEERSSSEEAFHQLQQPFGHVVQHVSVQPGSAGLQSPPPPPPALPQVVAVLQPPPEPPHVPKPAVEMPKLLMPSADLSQGVEGVTHSMSQSQDFMQHMPQEALSSPIPSELLVALPVVPIEPLTSPAGSDGDSPPQSGAASEPDAHVISDRRCEVSPHPSEPEDTTMICSPSLVQDAARPAPGTFSPPVGPQTSASQSHMEAPVQYQVPQSLFAETQANVQSVSQPPGQVQPPVSQPQSSSCTPARRSPSPLHVSVPVPQQQTAPAAAPALLSKEGDDSAVQQHTQNKPTAALESKSYTLNVHPPSPADRVQGPPVQCGPVQHSKKLAGDLELQREERLTPAMRRHRFQQQLCLDHGAVQNPFTRPVFATLKDAVRRLLPYHTCAGHLPTQDDFSLVDKEFDSVSGFLLKRTKDMVNKYRQLLVKETQQESPSAEMVMLERLFLQAERYTLAEERRRARKDPETFMTSLVTSASSPHSAQSSGFSHAHSSSSPSSPPAWARLTERPPGLKTYRSSSRGALRLTIKQESGSRKVIHNSACDPGLKRDHTGQLTNGGGGVNERHSQATNGAPRRSQYGDEMSDGAPGCNAAEQVPQTVPDSQVKPPIPLAMTEPEDVCFEIATRDIGAPKLKCYRVDVSPQPEQRFSPTSLPFQEDNILSEHLQSAIDSILELQRLQGPSVAPGRAAPGPSLDQPVTSILEGHL, encoded by the exons ATGGAGGATGAAGATGGGACTTGTCTACTTGATGTTTTGTG TGACCCCCAAGCCCTGAATGACTTCCTTCATGGAACCAGTGAG CTGCAGACTGAAGACCTGCTCATTAGCTCCTCCTCTGGGGAGCCCTCCCTCTTCACAGATGCCCCG AGTCCCGTCTCTCTGCTGGGAGACAGCAGGGACTGCACGGACACGCCTCCACCTGGCTGTGTGGACCTGTCCTTCTTGGAAGAGGCTCTGCTGTCCTCTCCGGAGGGCGAGGAGGACCCGGAGGCCGTGCAGCCACCTGCCGAGGCTGGATGTGAGgcgaaggaggaggaggaagtggggGAGGCGGAGGTGGCTTGTGATATCCTCCAGCAGAGTCTGCAGGAGGCTGAAATCACAGAGCAGACCATGGCCCTGGAAGCAGGACTGGCGCAAGCAGGAGACGTTTTGTCCCTCTATCCCCcagctcctctcctctctccacCCGCGGTGCCGTTCATATCCAAGTCCGTCACATTGCCCATTGCCCCGACGTTGCCCAGAGACACCCAAGCCGCGGTGGAGCCTCCTCAGCCCTCCCTGCTGGCGGTGGGACCGGGTTGCCCTTCTCTAAAACCGGCCGCCCCGGCTCAGCTGATGGGACTCCTGCCTGGGAACGTGTTTCCTGCTCCGTCTCCAGACAGTTCCTTTTCCCTGAGTCCCGCTCAAGGCTCCAGCATGATCATCCACAAGGCAGTGCCTGGCGTCGCCACCCGGCCCCTCATCAACCCGGCCCTCAGAGCCACAGCGGCGCCGGGCATCGTCTTGCAGCGTGCCCCGCTCCCCATCCAGCCCAAGCTGCCCATCAGCATCCAGCCCAGGCTGGTGCAAATCAGCCCCAAGCCCTCGGGGCAGAAAGCGACCTCTGGTCTCACGTTCGTCCCGGCTACCGCCTCGTCCAACATCTTACTGTCCCAAGCTCCCGGCCAGAAGACCGTAGCTCCACAGTCGCAGCCGGCGCAGCAGCTCTCCAAGCCGGTCAGCCTGCAGCTGGTCAACCAGGGCGGCTCATTCGTGCTCCAGCCTCAGGGACTCTTCCAAGGCCAGAACCAGTTTCTTCTTCCGGGTCAGTGTCCCGTCACAATCTCCCAGCCTGCCAGAGCAGTGCAGCCTCTCCTCACCCCCAGTCATCAAGGCCCCTCCGTTCACGGCGTGGCCGCCTCCACCGGGCAGCTTGTGGACGGTTCTCAGATCCTAACCGTACCCCAAAGACAGCTGAACTTCAGCCCAGTCTTCGCCACTCCTACAGGGCAGCTAGCTCTGCGCCAGGCCACTGTGCTTTCaggatctctgcagctgcagccggcCCCCGCCACTGTCTTCCAGATGCCAGCACAGCTGGCTGGAGCTTACGCCGCAGGAGGGCAGGGGCAACAAGCCACCCTAGTCCACAGTCCTGCTCTTGGGAACCACATCACCCTGATCAACAGTTCAGGGGTGCTTCCCCAGGATCTCACTTCCATCTCGATTGTCAACGGCCCCTCGGTCGTTCAGGGACTGCCGTTCGCCGGTCAGGCTGCGGCTCCACAGGCAGGAGTGACGGAGGGGCAGCTGAGCCTTCAGCGGGCCTCTGTGGTGCTGCTGCCTGAGAGGCCTGTTCAGGAGGAGAggagcagctcagaggaggcTTTCCACCAGCTACAACAG CCCTTTGGACACGTGGTCCAGCACGTCTCGGTGCAGCCCGGCTCTGCGGGGCTCCagtcccctcctcctcctcctccggctCTTCCTCAGGTGGTTGCGGTCTTACAGCCCCCACCTGAACCTCCTCATGTCCCCAAACCAGCTGTGGAGATGCCCAAGCTCCTGATGCCCTCAGCAGACCTCAGCCAAGGTGTGGAAGGGGTCACCCACTCGATGAGTCAAAGCCAGGACTTTATGCAACACATGCCACAG GAAGCGCTTAGTTCTCCCATCCCATCTGAATTATTGGTTGCTCTGCCAGTGGTTCCGATTGAGCCCCTCACCTCCCCGGCTGGCAGCGACGGAGACAGTCCACCCCAGAGCGGAGCCGCGTCTGAACCGGACGCTCACGTGATCTCCGACCGGCGCTGTGAAGTTTCCCCGCATCCCTCAGAACCGGAAGACACGACGATGATCTGCTCCCCGTCTCTGGTTCAGGACGCCGCGAGGCCAGCTCCAGGGACGTTCTCCCCTCCGGTTGGGCCTCAGACGTCGGCCTCCCAGTCCCACATGGAGGCTCCAGTCCAGTACCAAGTCCCGCAGAGCTTATTTGCGGAGACCCAGGCGAATGTCCAGAGTGTTTCCCAGCCTCCCGGACAGGTGCAGCCTCCCGTTTCCCAGCCCCAGTCTTCGAGCTGCACTCCCGCCCGCCGCAGCCCGTCCCCTCTGCATGTCAGCGTCCCGGTGCCTCAGCAGCAGACTGCGCCCGCAGCTGCACCCGCTCTTCTCTCGAAAGAGGGAGACGACTCTGCTGTCCAACAGCACACACAAAACA AGCCCACAGCTGCCTTGGAGAGTAAGAGCTATACTCTCAATGTACATCCACCCTCTCCTGCAGATCGAGTTCAGGGGCCTCCCGTCCAGTGTGGCCCCGTCCAGCACAGCAAAAAG CTGGCAGGTGATCTGGAActgcagagagaggagaggctCACACCAGCAATGCGCAGACATAG attccagcagcagctctgtttgGACCACGGAGCTGTGCAGAACCCGTTCACCCGGCCGGTGTTCGCCACTCTGAAAGACGCTGTTAGACGCCTGCTGCCGTATCACACCTGCGCCGGTCACCTGCCCACTCAAGACGACTTCAGCTTAG tGGACAAGGAGTTTGATTCTGTATCTGGTTTCCTGCTAAAACGCACCAAGGACATGGTCAACAAATACAGGCAGCTATTGGTTAAGGAAACCCAG CAGGAGAGTCCGTCGGCAGAGATGGTGATGCTGGAGCGTCTCTTCCTCCAGGCCGAGAGATACACGTTGGCGGAGGAGAGACGGCGTGCTCGCAAAGATCCAG aAACGTTTATGACATCTTTGGTGACGTCAGCGTCTTCCCCTCACAGTGCCCAGTCCTCTGGCTTCTCTCACGCACACTCTTCTAGCAGCCCCTCCTCCCCGCCAGCCTGGGCACGACTGACCGAAAGACCCCCAGGACTGAAGACCTACCGTTCCAGCTCACGTGGAGCTCTAAGACTCACTATCAAGCAGGAGTCGGGCTCTCGCAAAGTGATCCACAACTCAGCCTGCGATCCAGGACTCAAGAGGGACCACACGGGGCAGCTGACAAACGGCGGCGGAGGTGTCAATGAACGTCACTCCCAGGCAACCAACGGAGCTCCTCGGCGTTCCCAGTATGGAGACGAAATGTCCGACGGCGCTCCGGGCTGTAATGCCGCAGAACAGGTCCCACAGACGGTGCCCGACTCCCAAGTAAAGCCTCCGATTCCCCTTGCGATGACGGAACCGGAGGACGTTTGCTTCGAGATTGCCACCAGAGACATCGGCGCCCCAAAGCTGAAATGCTACAGGGTGGATGTGTCCCCTCAGCCGGAGCAGCGCTTCAGCCCCACGTCCCTGCCTTTCCAAGAGGACAACATCCTCAGCGAACATCTACAGAGTGCCATAGACAGCATACTGGAGCTCCAGCGCCTGCAGGGCCCCTCAGTGGCCCCGGGCAGGGCGGCGCCAGGCCCTTCACTGGACCAGCCTGTCACCAGCATCCTGGAGGGACACCTGTGA